The Onychomys torridus chromosome 4, mOncTor1.1, whole genome shotgun sequence DNA window ACCGGCATTGAGTGAGAGCAGCTGGTCAGCCAGGATCCTGTAGGTTTTCAGCACCTTCCAGCTGTGAAACTTCCCGGCAAGCTACACACTCTGCAGGGGTCTATTTCCTGGTCTGTAATAAGAGCTCAGGACAGATCCGGACTCAGGGAGTGTTGGGAGGAGTTACAGCATTAGTTTGTCATCAGCATTAGCAGGACCAGTGTGCACTGTGTGGGCAAGACTCCAGGGCAGCAAGAAGGTGCCTATGTGTGGGTGTTTGAAAATAGTCTCCATcggtagtctaggctggcctcaaattcccaatTTTCCTGCTGGAATTAAGTACAGCCTGGCCtaaaagacacttttttttttgaggaggggtcccccccccccggagctgaggatcgaaccaagcgctctaccactgagctaaatccccaacccgaggaggggttttcaagacagagtttctccatgtagttttggtgcctgtcctggatctcgctctgtagaccaggctggcctcgaactcacagagagccgcctgactctgcctcctgaatgctgggattaaaggcgagcaccaccgctgcccggcatacttttttttttttttttttttttttttaagcttcctTTCAATAAGATAATCTGTCAAGGAGAAAGACATGTAAAGGTTGTATCAACTGGTCCTAGTGGTGTAGGCACACAGACCAACTCAGGAGGGTTGCAGCGAGCTGGAgtctatccttggctacatggcgagaccctctctcaaaaaacaacccTCATAACAACAAAGAGCCTTTTAGCTCATAAGAGAGCATATGCTTCCATGAGACGAGAAAACCATGAGGTCCTCCAGGCagtataatataaaacatataactATCATTTATTCTCACAGACATAGAGATTGATTATAGACATCAAgggtcttttattttattttattttgggggggctGTGTCTCATAtatctcaggctggtctcgaactcttGATGTAGCTAAGGACAATCCTGAGCTTCTGACCCTTCTACTTCTAactgggcttacaggtgtgtgccaccaggcctcgTTTATGCACATCACAGATGCAACCCTGGCTTCCTGCAAGCTAGGCCAGTACACATTCCCCAAGAGCCTTTTCATATGTTCTCATATGCACTGAATGGGCCCAAGCCTAAGggggaggcagagcagagacCCAGGATGGTAGGTAGCTTGTACTGGGGTCCACTTCAGGAGCATAGGGCGTTCTTCTTGGCCCAGCTCTGCCTTCTCACCACAGCCCTTTTAGGGATCCATGGCAACCCTCAACAGGACTTGGGTGTAGGAGTCCCTTGACTCGGGGTTCCTAGAAAGATCTATGAATAAGGCAATCTAGTTCAGATCCTGCTTTCCAGAAACCAGAAACACCAGCCCAAGGGGTTCATATGACACCGTCCATGGATGGCCACAGGTGTGGATCACGGAGCCTTGAGTTCACAGTGGAAGCTAAGCTGTGGCTGCTTACGTCTCTGTAAGGAGTGCCGGCAAATCTGGAGCCTGGGCACAGGTAAGAGGAAGGAGACAAGGAACTTGGGAACTCAGATGCCTTCAGTCTTCGgattgggctggtgagatggctcagccggtaaAGGCACTCATTACACCAGTGTGGCCATCTGGGTCCCaagcccacataaaggtggaacgGAGAGAACTGACTCGGCAAGTTACATCATGCACAagggatgtgtgtgcacacacatacacaaatacagagATGATGGCTGGctagacggctcagcagttaaaggtgtttgccaccaagcccaaggacctgaattcaatctccaggaTCTACATAGTAGGAGAATCAGCTGCCATgactttcctctgacctccacacacacacaagtggctCACACACACTGTCAAATACTCGCACACAGTAAGTGCAACTTTTACAAATGGTTTGGGCTAGGCTTGATGGTGCTGGTCTTGATCTCAGATTTAGGAAGAAGCaaacacaggcagatctctgtgtgtcccAGGGCTACATCaagagcatctctctctctctctctctctctctctctctctctctctctctctctctctctctctctctctgtgtgtgtgtgtgtgtgtgtgtgtgtgtgtgtagccctagctatcctggaactcgctctgtagactagtttttcctggaactctgagatgtgcatgcctctgcctcccatgtgcttggATAAAAGGCATTCAACACTCCACCTGGCAAAATTTGTCTTATAACACCAGAAAATGGTTTAGATGGGCATGGGAGCTCACTCCTGAAATcctcacacttgggaggctgaagcaggattgcTGAAAtttctgagccagcctgggctgcagagtgaaatCATAGTCAgacacaaaacttttttttttcaatgtctcttctatttttttttaaataatttttttattttattcacgttggtgtttttgcctgcccgtatgtctgtatgagggcatcagattctctggagcaagagctgtgtgctgccatgtgggtgctgggaattgaaccagggtcttctggaagagcagctggtgttaactgctgagctatctctccagcctctcttctattttttatttcttgtttttttgagacagggtgtttctgTGTAGCTCAGACATCTATCTGCTTCTGCATGGGCCACCAACGCCAGGCTCAATTTTAAACAGAGTCCCATGCTGGCCTCTCAAACCCTTGATCCTTGTGTCTCTATATCCCAGTGCTAGGATACGAGGTTTGGAACACACCCAGCATCAATCTAAGTTTAACATTTAATAACCTTTCCAGCTTGTTGTTGGAAAGCAGTGTTTCCTAGGGCCACACATGTAAGCAGGATGGAAGGCTatcatgcagcccagactggccttgcatGTATCCTTTTTTCCTCTATTCCAAGTGCCAGGATTGGGGGTGTGggcccacacctggctttaaacTCGCATTTAATACTGCTGTTTCCAGAAAGTGTTCCAGGAAGTGCAAGGGAAACAAGAAGATTCCATCTCACTGGTTATCACTAAGGGCTCGGAACAGTCAGGGACTGAGACCTAAGATACCAGTTGACATGACACACACATTGTTTCTTGGAGGGGACCTTTTGGAATGTCACTGGAGACCTTGAGAGATGACTGGATGTCTAACCCACCCTTCAGCTTTGAGCTATTTGGTTATAAAGCACTGTGATGAAAATGCAGATGTTGCCAGCAGCTGAGCATTTGCCCTGTGGATATTAGCTATGTTTTATATCAGTCTGTAAATTCATTTCAACAGATCAGACAGCTTACAATTTTAGAGTTCTGCTTAGCCTAAGGGCTGTAGGGTGGGGACCCAAGACAAGGAAGAGACTAGTTCAATTGGCTGAAAGTTCATTTTTCTCCCAAAAAAGGTCAAAGGCATTTCAGCATTAGAATGCGGATTTAGGCACTTTTAGATCCTTGCTCTGCTGGGGCTGTTTTCCCCACAGCCTTATTCATAATAAAAGGTAAAGCTCAAAAGGCCTCCACACCtcactgaagacagcctttgaCAGGTCAATTTTGTTGCTTAGAATCATCCAGAAATTCAAAGCACACCATCTACAGtgatttctttttagaaaagacTGGGTGACTGCAAAGCTCTGAAAACCAGCCCACTCCCTTTCCTTGTGTAAAAACCACGGCTCCTACACACAGGCCATGGTTTTGTCTGGATAACCACCTGGGAAGCTGATGGGACCTTAGAAAGGAGCAGTCTCCGAGGACAAAGCTAAAGAGATGACaccagccagtggtggtggtggtggtggtgcatgcctttaatctcagccattgggaggcagaggtaggtggaactctgagttccggggtagccaaggctacacagagaaaccccgtctcgaagagaaaaaaagggaatgAAGCAAAGGTGTCACCTAGTTGCTGTACACATGGACACAATGCAAGATCACAGAAGAGCTCCATGGACACCAAGGGCccacctctaccacctccaccacccagccaccccaCTTCTGTTGCCAAGCAAAGTTACCAGTTCTACCACCTGAATGCTCAGGGGGTGTGGCCAATAGATCATCCTCCAACCTGTGCTTCAAGAGACCCtgcatcaacaacaaaataaaccaccCTAAAAGTGGCCTACTtaagtgagttctagaccagactgaacacacacacacacacacacacaaatgcaaaatgaATATACCCAAGTTGGACACAGTACCTGAAGAATGACTCCCGAGGTTCACACACCAAGCAGCAGGCTGACTTTATgctctccaccacacacacacacacacacacacacacacacacacacacacacacacacaggtccagAATGGTCCTAACCACATACACTTCTGACTCTTTGAGAACCAGGAGAGTGCTATGCAAGTAGAATAAATATACCAGAAAAAACTTACACACAAACCTggtgggaggaaaaaaaacattcaaattttattttgacaGACAGCATCAGCAGGTAAAACTACAGCGTAGttcacacattcattcacagGGTGTGAGAAAGCCATGGCTGGTGTGTTCTCTGTAACAATATCCACTTCACAGTGTAAACAGCTGAACAGGTGAACCAATGAACACTTGTCACTGGTTCACTTACAATCCCAGAAGGGAAGGCAcaacttggcaaaaaaaaaaaagttttggatcCTAAAATCAGGTGCAAGGACAAAGAGCAAAGGAGACTTTGGTGGGGGAGTCTCCACCCTCATTTCAGCAATGGCATTTCACAGGGCAGGGAGAAATCTTCTAcccaggagctagagagattAAGTCCCTCCTTCCTCATTAAACCGTCCGAACACTAATACAACAGCTGCTCAAAATTATTACATgtacaaaaatataattaaaaaaaaaaaaaaaaaaaaaaaaaaagctcagaacCAACCATGGAGACATCTTGAATGAACATCTGGCCCTTCTCACCACATTAACTCTTAGGTTTAAGACCTGGGAATACTTTTCGGTCACAAAAtagcaaaatagacttttttttacttttgggctacaaaaataaaaataaatgaggtaGATAAATTAAAGCCCTCACACCCCAAGACTTGCCTGTCTCTACGTTATAACCTTCATCATCATGCCAGAGGGTGGGTGACATGGCAATCTCCCAGACTTGGGATATGGAGACTGAAGTAAGGAGCTGGGATGAGACTGGCCTGGCCCTGCTCTTTCCCCTAAGAAGGAACATGAACAACTTCAGCAATGCAGTAGCGCGCTGTAGAACCACATGAAATCACCTGAGGTCCCTCTCCGGTGCCCAGCCACTCCAGGGACTGGGGAAAAGGTGGTTTgtgggagaaggggggggggggggcaggtggcGCTCTTGAGGCTCCAAACCATTTAAATAAGCAGCAGGGTAAGAGGTGGGCTCCCTAGGGACCAGGGTCAGTGTGTGGAGGGCATTTAACAGAGGTTCTAAGGTTGAAGGAAGTGGGCTAGTTGGACCACTTTAGTTTTCTGaggtttcatttctttctctttaagtACATTCAACAACAGAAGATGAATACAGGGTCCCTACAAATATGTCCATTTACCCGCATTAGTCACCATGGAAGTACACAGCACCCTTACCCCTGGACTGAGGTAAGTAATCACTTCCACTGTGGTCCAATCTGTCCCAACTGTTTCCCTTTGAAACAGATGCAGTCTTTGGAAACAGCCACGAGGTCACACAGAGCCTCCAGTATACAGTTTGTCCCAAGTAACAAAGCTACCCTTCAAACCCGCTTCTTTCCCAAAACTtaagtctttttttcttctgtttttcaattttccttttttttttttttttttttttttgttttttttgttctcattttttggAAAGCAGCATAGTAACAATCGTTTGTAGGCCTGTCCAAGGCTGTGGTCACAAGTGTAAACATCACTTGCATATCAGGAAGAGAAAAAGCAGGAGTCGGTAAGAAAACTAAACAATGAAGCGGATCTCACTCCAGCTACTCTTACCCTCTTCCTCCTTAGCCGACTGCGAtcttgttttcttctagaaagtGGGGGAACTGGTGCTTGGCCACACCATCAGGGACAGCAGCAGGCTTCTCCATGTTCCCACTCACAGCAGACTGAGAACCATCAAGCTTGGAAAGCGTGGCGTTGCTCACCACGGAGCTGGCACCCAGGGACACCGGCAGGGTGGGGATGCCTCCGCTCTGGATCACAGAGATCTCATTGGTCTTCATGGCCAGACCCCCATTGAGGACGCTGGTATACTGGTTCCACGTGGCGGGGTCCACACTCATGGTGGGGGACAGGAGTTCCTTGGGAAACATCTCAGACACTCTCTTTCCCTCTGCACCTAGCCCAGCCACAGTGCTCTCTATGGCCAGCTTCCTGCCACGCCGGGCGGAGTTATTGTTGGCCCCATGCGTCATGTAGTGTACCTGTGGGAGACAGCAAAGAGGGTTCATCAGATCAAGTCCCCTGCCTGTTCGAAAGCCTAATCTCCATATGCTCATGCACCTCCAGATGGTGCACACCATCCAACCTTCATAATCATATCCTTTTTCTTAGAAATTAGACCAGGGGTGGTGGACAAGCTTTTGAGAGGTAGTACAGTACAGCcttgagttcaagggcaaccttagctacatagtgagaccttgtatcaataagccagaaaataataaattcagaTATCTGGACTGtatcaggaagaggagagaacagTCTAGCCACCCTTTGCCAACACCCTACCAACATTAATAAGGGTAGGGAATACTCTCCAGCCACATCTGCCTAGCCATTCATGGGTACATTTACATAAACGTCTACTACTCTGGGCCAGAACATTACACTTAACTGAGTAGCAGAGAAATGGAAAAGCGCTGTGGAAGCAGACTGTCCAAGCTGAGATTCATGGGACTGTCTGTTCACTGTGAGCTTCTCGGCCCCCTATTACTGTTACTTTTACAAACCCTACTGTGGGGGAAAGAGGCATGTACTTCTCACTACAAGTCAATCTCACAGATATGCAAATGGGAATATTACTTAAAAGGTAATttaggctgggcagtgatggcacaggcctttaatcctagcacttgggaggcagaggcaggtggatctgtgagttcaaggacaacctagtctacagtacagagcgaattccagtaCAGTCTGAGCTACATTCTCCCCACCCGCAAGCCTTCACCTCTCAAGAACTAGAACCCACCAAGCCTGCTTCAGAAGGTGCTAGGGACACCCCAAGGGCTTTTATGAATACTAGGCAAGTACCTGAAAAGACCAGCTACACCCCACAATAGCTCTTGAGCTTTTCTTGTAGTGCAGGAGATCAAACAGACTCCTGAATGAAACCAGTGTCTCCAACACCAAGTGGAGAGAGGCATCCCACATAGGCATTGAGATTTGAACCCggggcctctgcaagaacagtaaatgGTTTTAGCCCTGAGCTAGATCTAGAGTACTGGGTACAGGTTTGATTCACCACACCTGACCACAATGCTTTATCTCACCAAGTTCAAAAGCATCACAGTTTGGGACTAGAAAGATAGTGGAGCAATTAGGGTCACGTGTTACTCTTGCAGGGCCTGATTTCAACTCTAGAACCCACATGTTAGCTCAAAACATCTATTACTTCTGATTGATttccttcctctgacctccataagtaCAAGGCAcagacatggtgcacatatatacacacaggcaaaacacttgtaccCACAAAAGACAGcaaggtatggtggctcacacctataatcccagcaatcaggaggatGAGTTtaaaccagcctaggctacttgagACAGGAAACGGCTCACCTAGCAACTTACCTAGCAACCATAGGattctgggttccatcctcagcaagacactaaaccaaataaaaactaGGTTTGGTGTAGTCTATCTGTCACACTAGCAGTCAGGAGTTATCAgcaaggtcatgagttcaagttcattaatgaggccagcctgaatacCCACCTTTTCTCCCAAAACAAAAGCTTCACGTGCTGGCTGAGCTGTTGCTGTACctgattcttctttttctcttctgttttttgtttttaaacaggatctgtataggcctggctgtcttggaattcactgtggagactaggctggcctcagagatccacttgcccctctctgccttcccGGTACTAGAGTAAATAAATGCAGGACAATAGGTTTCCCCCTGTAGTGGGGCTGTGGCTGGAGCCCAGAGCATGCGGGTGGTAacccagcactctaccactgaactcccatccccttttttgagacagggtcctactacatagccttagctggcctggaacttgctatgtagaccaggttggcctccaactcaaagaagAGTCCCCCTGCTTCTGCATCTGGGGGATTTAAAGGACCAAGACACCATAAACTGACTGATGTTTTCTATCCAGAGAGGTCGCACACCAGTCAATCAGTGCTCAACACCCATCATCAGAACCCACCTTCAGGTTGCCTTTCGTGGTGAAGGCTCGCCCACATATGTTGCAGACAAAAGGCTTTTCTCCCGTGTGCGTGCGCTCATGGATCTGGAGGGCACTGGCAGATGAGAAGTTCTTTCCACACCGTGTACAGCAGTGTTGTTTGGCCTGTCGGCGTGGCTGTGCCACCAGCAAAGGCGTCACGCCTGAGGACAAGCTGGAGGGTCCCACAAAGGGGCCAGGAACTTCAACTTTGACATAGGTGGGCTGTGCTCGGATAAATGTTGACGGGATGCTGGTACGACCTAGCGCGGAGTGGGGAAAGAGATAAACCTCCATCATCTGATAGCCAACtcactattaaaaacaaaccctcCGTAACAACCGTCTAAACAAGATGAGTAGCTTACAATAATTCAATAGCAGCTCgcttagaatgtgtgtgtgcgcacgcgtgcaCGCGCATGGGGCTGTGGTGTggaagttcaaaggcagccttgGCTGTTCCTGTTATCAAACacgtctttgagacagggtctctcatgaaTCTAGAGTATCATCTGTAAGTGGGCTAGGttactggccagtgagctttgTCTCCCACCAGCCAGCACCAGTTATAAGTGCATCCCAGCATGCCTGGCCTTTTAcatggggacctgaactcagatcgTTAATATGAACCTGACCTCTTTGAGTtcttatttatacacacacacacacacacacacacacacacacacacacacacactcaaatactCATGAAAACTTGCCCTTTTTTATGCTTTAAAGCTTGGGTAACGTAGAAATATGTGTGCAGATAACATCCAAGTCTCAGAATAAGATATCATTGTCAGGGTTCCAGCTTATCATGTCAGCTACTtcgctgggaggcagaggtagggtgTGGAGTTCAAGGATCGCCTTGACTGCAAAATGAATTCAGGGTGGTATCCTCCCCAACGCCCTGAAAAAAAGCCAGatacagtggtgcatgcctttaatcccagtacacaggaggCCAAGGAGGCAGGTGACCTTAGGTTTGAAGTCATCCTGGTCTAGACAGTGAGaacctatcttaaaaaataagatgaagggctggagagatggctcagaggttaagagcactggctgttcttccagaggtcctgagttcaattcccagcaaccacatggtggcccacaaccatctacaatgacatctggctccctcttctggcctacaggctgaacactcactgtatacataataattaaaacaaaaaacatattttaaaaaagaaaaaaaatggaaaggataGAGGCTGGGGGCTGCTGCCCAGATGAAAGATATCCTGGGTCGAAATCCCGGCAGCACAATAAACGAAGTCGCCACTTTCACACCAAACCTTGGCATTTTCTGTGATTCTAACGAGGTATTCTGACCAATAGACACCATTGATGCATCTAACAGAAAGTATCGTCTTCCTATGTGAGCACTGTGTTTCCTAGCAGGAACTCAGTTCCAAGCCAACTACTGCTTGATTTCCATAGTCCAAACAGTACCTACTCCACAAACACATCTACCCAGGggtcaaactaaaaaaaaaaaaaaaattaaaaaaaatcaaacagaaccAACATCCACGCTGTCCACACTCAACCAGCATGACCCATGATAACCAAGTAGAAAGCCTATCAGGTCCCTCTAGCCGGAAGTGCAGAATGACTAATTGCCCTACAGAAACTGCTTCAAGTCACACTGTCAAGTTCAACCCAGGCTCCTTTCCTGGTGACCTGGAGCCCCAGAGGGACATTAAGTGAAATCCAAAGCTTCATCACCTTCCATGTCGATGCGGCAGCTCTCGACACCCTCAGCCTTGTTCGCCTCGGGAGACTGCGACTTGATGCTTTCGGCTTGGCTGTTGGCGGGGGACACGGCCTGGAAGCACATGGTCTCCGTGGTATCTGGGCTTCGGCTCTGACCCTCCTGGTCACCCAGGAGCGAGGAGGAGTCATTGGTCAGGCAGTTATCACTCTCCACTGAGCCGTTTTCTCGGCTGCTCTGCCTCTGCAGGCCCAAAGGGTGAGGAATCCCCTTTCCCTGAGCGTCCAGGGAAGCCATCACAGAAAAGCCCAGAATGGGTGACACcaggtgggtactgggaactgatgTGGAGACCTTTGAAGAGACACTGGGTCCATCCTGGGGACAGACGCCATCTGCTTCGACCCTTTCCACCATGTCTTCCTGGCAGACGGCATTGGCACCGCCGTTCTCACTGACGGCCATGGGCTCAGGACCTGTAAAGTCACAGGGGCTCTCCGGCAGGGGCGTGTTAGGGATCTGGCCACCCATGTGCATTCGGATATGTTGCTGCAACATGACGGCATTGGTGAACTTCTTCTGGCAGATGGGACACGAGTGTTGCGTTTTTATGGCGGTGTTGGTCCGGTGCACCCCAAGGTGTGTCTTCAGGTTGCCTTTGGTGGAGAAGGCCCTGCCACAGATCTTGCACTGGAACGGTCTCTCCCCTGTGTGGGTACGGTAATGCATCTTGAGGGAACTCTGACAGCTGAGCACTCGGTGGCAAATGAGACACTCGTTGGGGTCGGTGGTGGCCTTGTCAATGTTCTCCACAAGCTGCTGCAATTTCAGAGTCTCCGATCCTGACTCCGGGGTCCCACTCCCCTGGAAGACCCCAACCCTTGGGGGATTATGCACCAGACCCACCCCAAGCAGTGGAAGTCCCACCTCATTTTCTGGAGAAGGCCCTGGCTGCATGTCAGCGGGCAGGGAGCCACCCATGAGGTCCTTGGGGTTAGGCCCCGAAGTGAGCTTTTGAGGTAGCCCTATGGAAGGGGTTCCTGTGACATGGACAGGCTCGGTGTCTACAGACAGACTTGATTCATCTACAGGGATGGGGACAGAGAGTGAATAGGGGGGGCCGGTGCCTC harbors:
- the Sall4 gene encoding sal-like protein 4 translates to MSRRKQAKPQHINSEEGQGEQPLQQPSPDLAEAPAAEEPAIFDFRLSKNNSGQQEGAGRGPGGGCMVTSAGLHLRRFIYFFARIPRAALLSTRPGGERGEVGLRLTRPAPRRSSGPRRGRELRASAFPAGLHQPLAPARRTVAGEIGNVGEGVPLGLPPDSSSPRLVGGARQRRTLRAQLGRSRFPGSAPVNSPGNGDGVTEGVAQVKRFRREETHICEKCCAEFFSLSEFMEHKKSCPKNPPVLIMNDSEGPVPSEDFPRAVLSHHPDSPGSKDSPQDSSSSSGDSKEKLGPDSILYLKTEPPTPQDISYLPKGKVANTNVTLQALRGTKVAVNQRSVDAPAAPVPVAHSIPWVLEQILCLQQQQLQQIQLTEQIRIQVNMWAAHALHSGVAGADTLKALSNHVSQQVSVSQQVSAAVALLSQKSSNPALSLDALKPAKLPHASVPSTANSLSPGFTPFTLKPDGTRVLPNFMSRLPSALLPQTPGSVLLQSPFSTVALDPSKKGKGKLPNISAAALDVKAKDEAILGKHKCKYCSKVFGTDSSLQIHLRSHTGERPYVCSVCGHRFTTKGNLKVHFHRHPQVKANPQLFAEFQDKVAGGTGPPYSLSVPIPVDESSLSVDTEPVHVTGTPSIGLPQKLTSGPNPKDLMGGSLPADMQPGPSPENEVGLPLLGVGLVHNPPRVGVFQGSGTPESGSETLKLQQLVENIDKATTDPNECLICHRVLSCQSSLKMHYRTHTGERPFQCKICGRAFSTKGNLKTHLGVHRTNTAIKTQHSCPICQKKFTNAVMLQQHIRMHMGGQIPNTPLPESPCDFTGPEPMAVSENGGANAVCQEDMVERVEADGVCPQDGPSVSSKVSTSVPSTHLVSPILGFSVMASLDAQGKGIPHPLGLQRQSSRENGSVESDNCLTNDSSSLLGDQEGQSRSPDTTETMCFQAVSPANSQAESIKSQSPEANKAEGVESCRIDMEGRTSIPSTFIRAQPTYVKVEVPGPFVGPSSLSSGVTPLLVAQPRRQAKQHCCTRCGKNFSSASALQIHERTHTGEKPFVCNICGRAFTTKGNLKVHYMTHGANNNSARRGRKLAIESTVAGLGAEGKRVSEMFPKELLSPTMSVDPATWNQYTSVLNGGLAMKTNEISVIQSGGIPTLPVSLGASSVVSNATLSKLDGSQSAVSGNMEKPAAVPDGVAKHQFPHFLEENKIAVG